The window tgaaataaaagaaaaatgggaGCCATCGTACTCGTCCAGGAGAAAAAGCCCTTCCTTGACGGATTAAGCTTCCTTTCTATGAAAATCCGTCATTTTATCTATGTGCCTGCGCTACTGCGCatgccaatgacgcaagaaattatgcactGTAGGGTTGCGCagtgcaaaaccagggaatcacctttaCTACAGAAATacaatggttgctaagaaaGCTTTAAtagtcaagagccctacaaaaatgttgcatgaatggttctttgaagtaactttttcaagagaaatttgacatcactttaatcataaggcgcatgcgcaactagccCAAGTTCTCTTCCGTGCGTTTTAGtgtaaaacatgtaaaaactctcaggaaacgaaagtGAAGGGGCCAAAAACCATTGCTCCAACGCGTTACTAAAGTTCTTCTTTAATGTCAAGTATCCTTAGTTTAAAGAGAACAGGCGATGCGGTGAACGTTGCGATAAACGGTGCGAAAGCAATAATCGATACGGTTGCTAGAGAAATAAACAAGGAAAATACAAGTTACTACAACAAAAGGACGAACCAAAACACAAGAATATAGAAATAATAGACTAAGAAGAAAAGACGAGCCAAAAAATAATACTTACAAACGTTATATGGCCTTTAAAACGGACAAACGAAGCGATGTAggaaaaaaaacgcaaaacctAAAACTGTATCCTCCAAAGCACAAACGAGAGAGAATAAAAGGCAAAGACGCGAATTTATACTAATGAACTAAGGAACAATAGACAAAGTTATGCAGGAAAAACTAACAGAATAATAATGAAAACGACATGCAAGCGTGACACACAAAAAATAATgttccaaaaaacaaaagagttcATTCATGAAGAATGCCGCCGCAACAGAAAGGGAGAGGCCTTTTTTTCAGCGGAGGGAAACCGTCCCTTCATTTTGCAAAAACATTAACAGGGGGGCTTATTCGAGACGAGAATCGAGCGAAAAAAAGGTGATCTTCCTCTCACTGGTACTGATGTTGGCATATATGAAGGCATGACAACGGTTGGCAAAGGGAATAACGCCAGAGAGGTGGGGTCGCTGACATCTCGTGAGGTTCGGTGTGTATTTAATAATATACCGAGTCGTGCCGATATGGAGCTTGTACCAACTCGAGATGAATTTACaggatgattaaattaaaagtGACTTAATGTACGCAaattgagaagtgattgtcaacgattcacTGTGCGATTCACAAGACATACTTTAGCTCGATAATGTAAGGGGGAAAGAGTTTCCAGGCATAAGAGCCATCCTATCCCAAGGCCGTACTctaaactagtttgtaaatgtaaaattaaaaaaattaaaaaacatttcCTGCTATTACGGCACGGTTTaccatggtgaatcgtttgtttaaagaaatgaactgtttttcTTTCACGTCACCGaaggttcaccatggtgaatgtgacgagtattgtaggttgaatacgcactcagatgaatggAAGGAACTTTTTTGAACCCTGAATTAAGccgagagaaaaattagggtcaggttagggttagttttggtttttatacatggatatcaattgacttattatatgAAAGTAAATAATGAGTGTGGTAAAGGGTATTTTCGTGACTCGTCATcggccctttttttttcccgtgaaaTGTGAAATGGTTTATTTATTCCTCGTGAATCGTTATTTCCATAGTAGCCGTGAAGCGTGAttttgcaaaattattttcCGTGAAACAGGAAATAAATGTTTAATTCGCCGTGAACCGTGATTTTCATGACGTTATTACGTAATAAATGATGTTGCGTGACCATGACGTCATGGTTGATCCCTGTTCCGACAACGTGGTCTGGTTTCCGGTGACCTTTGGCCAGCTACCATTTTTTTCATCCTCTGTTTCGTCTATTTCGATCATGATGGCAGAAGCGCATCAACCCCATCAACGCGATGACCGAGGTGACCTCCTATCCCTACACAGTATCTTAAAAGAGCGCTTAAACTTATCCTTCAAGAGAACTCATTCGAGTTTAATGGAAAAAACTACCTCCAAACACATGGAACTGCCATGGACACCAAGATGGCAATAgcttttgcaaatatctttatggcgGAGGTAGAAACAGAGATTCTTAACCAAAGCGCTCTTAAACCACTAGTCTGAAAAAGGTATATTAACGATATATTCTCAATTTGGAATATACAGAAAGACCGagtcacgcaattcattgagCTACAAGCACCACCAAACTATCAAGTTTACGGCTGAGATATCATATACTAAGATTACGTTCCTGgacacaaacgttttcaaaggcgAACGATTCGCTGAAAAATCTATATTGGATATAAAAAcgcatttcaaacctactgaaacatttcagtataCGCATTTCTCAAGCTGTCATCCCCTAGGGGTCAAAAATGGCTTCATGAAGGGCAAAGCACTTAGACTTCTCCGTACTTACTCCTCTGAAAATGAATTCAAGActaaaatctcgcattttagagcaagtctTATTGAACGAGGATACCCAGAAAGCCTTATTACCACTACACTCTCAGAtatcaaatttgagaacaggAAACAAGCTCTCCTACCAGAGGAGGTTGGACAGCAGCACGTGTGGGATCATGGTCCGAATTTCGTTTTGCATCATTTGACCTTCAACTGTGTAAGAGATCGGAGCTccaatggacgccatatttgccCACGAATTGACTAATGCAGAACTTTTTAATAGCTCCAGCCTTAGTTACATACATTATTGCGACTTCAGTCATACCTTCACTTTACTGTTCCAAGTTTACCTTTTCTGAAGCTCAGCGGGATTTTCGCCCACTTTAGTTTCTGGGATTCTCCATCCGAAAGACGAATGAACATCCTACCTCTTAGCAAAGACTTGCTCCAGCAATTAGATGGATGGAAGTCTCCTGTAGTTGTCGATGTGCAGTCAAGTGTAATATTCGAGGTGTGTATTTAGGCATATATCTTTTGCTATTATTTTGTTCGATATTTCCCTTTTGAACCCAGAAAATCGTAAAAATTATTTACGATTTTCGTATTTCAGCGTACATGTTGTTGACACGTTTTGTAAATGGGGTGTGGCGTATTAACCTTACCTTTTATTAGAGCAAGAGAGCTAAGCAGGTAATGTAAAAACCTGTGCGTCATTTGAATTTCGTAAGACAAAGTTCGACACAAGAGACCTTTTTGTTTGTGTAAGACATTCTTCATTACGCATATCAACTTCTCGAGGGATTTAATTTAGGCAAGTTGCAAGTTTGCTTATATTTTGCTTCACTCTGTCTTTCACATAGTTTGAACCTGATGAAAGCGAGGAGGAAAATATGATGTTGTTGAGGGATTTTGGCATAGACCGAGAATTATCAGAAAAGGCTACACCACAGCAGCCACACGTACCATCAGCAGAAACCCTGCCCATGGCTCCCTTGCTGGAAGTagaaaaagtgagaaaagcACATGGATGCAATTGCTCGACATTTCCCCTGACAAGTGATGTGTTTGTCAACTTAGAACGCGAAGAGGAGAGCCAAGTTGATGGTAAGATTCCTTATTTTATCTGGttaaaaaacgaaaatttcctaATAGGTCTCAAAATAATCTTTCTTGTTTGCATTTCATGTACAGTTTCTGCATATGTGCACTTAGAAAACTAGCATTTTAATTGTTTGGCTGCAGacattttattttgcatttacaacaaaaaattcacttttctctATTTCAGGTGACTCATATGAATcagaaatcgactctaaagaaCAATTTAGTGATGGGGAATGGCATTCATCTCATGAAAGCAGTGATGAAGGAATCAGTGATGATGAAACAACACATACACTGGCTTTCAAATGTATTGGTGCTGCTCATGAAAAGGAACGGCaggaatttttaaaaattgcatcacaaaaatcaaaagaaagacaattGCAAGTTAAACTTCGACCAGAACCTACCAATGAAAAAGACATAAATGCCATTGCCATCGACGTTAACCACGGTAGTGGGTTTTTTCACTGTGGATACATTGCAAGTGAGCTCACAAAGTACTTGCATCCCCTAATTGTAGCAGATAAGATAGTAGATGTGTCCTTGGAGCACATCCAGTTTAGAGTTTATTTTGCAAGGGTGGGTTACTACCCAAAAGTTCTGATAAGAAGAAAAGGTGTATGGGAAACGTTTGTAGTTTATAGATGCCGTAGTACCATATAAATGTGTTGCTTGTTGTCCATTCCCCACCTTGTTCTTTTTTGAACCTCCACCCACAGACAATTGCAGTCTCGTTTTAGCCATATGAAAACAGTGAGCATGATGTAATGTCTCAACTTGGTATCACTGCTCAATACACACCATAGcagtaaaattaaaataaagcaGTCCTGGACAAATCTACTATTACATCTTTTGTGTGGATGTTTACATCCATCCTTTTGATGTCATGAGGGTAACAACTCTCAAAACATTTCATTAAATATTAACAAATTATAAAGATGTTAATGTTCCTGCTATGAAAATTTGAAAGGgaaattcatttaaaatatatttgtaAGTACATGTAGTATTTCTAACATGAACTTCTAACAATCTaccaagaaaatgaaacagcATTGCTCACATATAAATCCATTCTATTTGGTCCATTACAGAAAGTCAGCTTttaacttaaaaaataaaatatagaaatgTCTTTTCACAGTTAACTCTTGATGTTAATTACGTTGCTGGTCTTGGAGGTGGTGCTGGTGGTAAATTTTCAGCGGATCTAAAGTGAGCTGCACGGACTGTTAACTGGCCTCGTTGAGGAATTACAGCTCGATTTGCCACAAACACACCAGGGTCTGCTCTTCTAGAGATTGTAACTCTGTCTAAGCGCTCTTCTCTGTTGGCCGACGGTTTGTTAAAGGAGGGTAAGCAGCCGGAGTGGAACCGCTCATTCACTCCTGTGTAATGGTAAAAGGGAAGGTCTGGGTCACATTTCTTTGTATACTCGAGCATGACCTTTGGAAAGGCATCATGGAAGGCCTTTTCATCAAAGATTAGGCCCAGGAACTCATGTAAGAAGGCAAAAATTCCTTCTACGTCATCTGTGTTCTCAAGGTTTTACATTAGAAACAACGTTtccttacaaaattattttcacacTGTGGCACAAGCACTCAGCACTCCACTTAGGTTCCCAAGTAAAGGCTCCAAGAGCAACATAAAAAACAAGGTGACCGCTTCGTTTTACTTCATCATCCCATTATCGCTTCGTTGGCACCCAAGTACTGTTAACGTCTCAATGgtaatcagtgaaatcaacTAAGTCTAGTGTGCAGTTTAGACGTTCTGGAACTCACTTAAAGAGTCTGGCTATTCTAGAACTCTAGACAAGAATACTGTCGCAATCGGAAATTCAATGacctggatttgtgaaaatcttgttcagcttcatgctttaaagaacgaggtatagtgTGGAGTGCAATGTTTCGTGATGTTGACTTTCGCCTCATGTCTTAAAGAACGACTAATGTTACATGTGTAGCGCGCTTGTATCGCCTCATGGCTTTAAGAACGACGTATATTTCACGTGTAGCGTGTGCTTGTTTCGCGTCATGGCTGAGAGATATTTTCTGTCACGCGCGAACTGACTTCCAAGACTCCGATTGACTCTTGCCAGGAAGAgctgtctccatcggatccgatcgagtctgtttgccaactttttcaaaccTCCTCGCTCCTGTCAACCCTCACTTCCGGTACCACTGATCAAGCGCCATGCAACCATTTCCGGTTCCGGTCGCGATCGTACTCAATCCGCCTGTGAGTGAAGACAACCCGACTCAGAtcgagtgtattggacatgtatgggGTGTTCAGGAAGAAGCAGTTTCTCCTCACCATAATGACGCCTGAACTCTTGGCTCTCTATATTTGTTGTCATGGCCACAACCACCTCTCGGGTCAGCCTTTTGATTCCCTTGATCGGCCTGTGACAAAAAAAGGTCAACAGAGTAAGGAATTCTACTTGACCCATgaactcctgggggttccccattgaagaTTAAAACTTACATTAGACAGAGGAAAACACcaagtatggctggtttaggggtgaatgggctAATGGGACATTGTTCTGCAGTGAGTGATTAATGGACATACAGCCACAGTAAATTATTCAATTTCATGTCAGCAAAACTATAGTGTGTAGGTATAATCACTGGGCACCTATTTTAAAACCTCAAAGGTGAACCTCCTTGCGCCTCCCCAATACCCCTCCCAAAGGAGATTTCCCCGAAGGAAATGTGTTTTTTACACAGCTTGATTCTCTCCATCATTTCCATACCCTCACATTTCAGAAGTCCAAACAGGTAGATAtaattgctttctttttttgccaTACATGTATGTCACCCAAAAGAAAACCGTCTTAGAGTACTAAGCAAAAGTCATCACCAGGTGCTTGTATACTATTTATTGTACATATTGACTTCTAAATCGTAGCAAACCTGTTAGGATCCAAAGTAGAATAGTTCTTATTATCCTGCTACCATGGCATCCAGTCCTCCAAAAGGAAGTTCAACATGGAAAGATTGTATGTTCTCCTTGTTTCCTTGTCAAGGCCTCTACCATCACTTGCCTTGTGCCAGTTATGAATTATTTCCACAACCCTTCCTTCCTTGGGAAACCCATTTCCTTTGCACCAGTTAGCGACAAATGTCGAAAGCAACTTCTCTGCATCTGACACGCTCTGCTTTCTCTTCCCAGTTAACGCTGTGTAGGTTAGACCAGTGTAAGGGGCATGCATGGCTTGAACAAAAACTGACAAATCAACATTTGGAATCTGGCCCATCCTAAAGCAAGTAGCAATCCTCTTCAAAACATGGTTGTGATCTTCCCTTTCGTGTTGTGGCTCACCTGTCTCGTCAACTTCAGGAACATACAGATGTTCTTTAAAGTTTACTCCTTGGGCTGTGTAATCTGCAACTTTTTTTCTGAATATGTAGATGGCCATCAGAGACTTCAGACAATCAGATTTTGTCTCGGTTTTTCCTGTGGGTTTACAAATATTTGCATGTATATTTAGCAAAGCTATGAAACCTGATTTTTATAGGCATTCTTCTTACTTATTCCCAGGGTTCCTTTACAGTTTGTAATGGGTAGTGTTAAACACTTGACTGTATCCTTAACTTGCTGATTGTACATTTATTTCGTTAATTTATCCTTGAAACTACGGTGTCTGCAGTCATTTTGCAATTTAGACGTAAAGATACTTCGTAATAATTTCGGAATAAAACAGTTAATTGCTGGATCCAGAAAATTCTCAATTATTTCATTTTACCTGGAACCCATGGATGTGGATCATAATTAACGGGGAAATGTTTGCGACGCAGCAAAGGCAAGTCCATCCTCCATGCACCCGGCCAGCCAAGTCACGTCATCTAATGGAACTGCTGGATGATGCTGAACTGGGTGAATCTGGTCACCTTCATTAAAATAAGAGGGACAACTTTGTAAATTTACAGTTTCCTGGTCATAACacaaatttacatgtattattaataggccattttacaattgtgtgcttagttacctggcctatgactGCAAGCGAGGCTGGAGGTGACCTAGCTTTGGTAAAGACCTCTCTGCTTTCTCATGTAAATGCCAACTTTTTGCGTAAGAAGAACTTGATTAATTAACACAACAAAAACAGTGCGTtctttatcaaaacaaggt of the Montipora capricornis isolate CH-2021 chromosome 7, ASM3666992v2, whole genome shotgun sequence genome contains:
- the LOC138058009 gene encoding uncharacterized protein isoform X1, producing the protein MMLLRDFGIDRELSEKATPQQPHVPSAETLPMAPLLEVEKVRKAHGCNCSTFPLTSDVFVNLEREEESQVDGDSYESEIDSKEQFSDGEWHSSHESSDEGISDDETTHTLAFKCIGAAHEKERQEFLKIASQKSKERQLQVKLRPEPTNEKDINAIAIDVNHGSGFFHCGYIASELTKYLHPLIVADKIVDVSLEHIQFRVYFARVGYYPKVLIRRKGVWETFVVYRCRSTI
- the LOC138058009 gene encoding uncharacterized protein isoform X2; translated protein: MMLLRDFGIDRELSEKATPQQPHVPSAETLPMAPLLEVEKVRKAHGCNCSTFPLTSDVFVNLEREEESQVDGDSYESEIDSKEQFSDGEWHSSHESSDEGISDDETTHTLAFKCIGAAHEKERQEFLKIASQKSKERQLQVKLRPEPTNEKDINAIAIDVNHGSGFFHCGYIASRTLSALMMLIEPPLLHP